In one Bacillus rossius redtenbacheri isolate Brsri chromosome 11, Brsri_v3, whole genome shotgun sequence genomic region, the following are encoded:
- the LOC134536445 gene encoding uncharacterized protein LOC134536445 yields MSTVRENQQSPEDEAVAVEDRASSAEPQAEEQPPPPSEAVTSNAATCGVAASSNAATCGVAATSNAATCGAAATCGAAVTSNAATCGAAATSNAATCGAAASSNAATCASMSTVRENQQSPEDEAVAVEDRASSAEPQAEEQPPPPSEAVTSNAATCGVAASSNAATCGVAATSNAATCGAAATCGAAVTSNAATCGAAATSNAATCGAAASSNAATCGAAASSNAATCGVAVTPNAATCCPAKACGLAPSGATTCGSLVAAPAPREGDDDSARGLWTEMNERPPSLPAGRALKDRPRAPSPTPQPKAVTRELLGSLPPPFPSRGDLSLYEEDPAGSPPAS; encoded by the exons ATGAGTACCGTGCGCGAGAACCAGCAGTCCCCGGAGGACGAAGCGGTGGCCGTCGAAGACCGCGCATCGTCGGCCGAGCCGCAAGCAGAAGAGCAGCCCCCGCCGCCGAGCGAAGCTGTGACGTCGAACGCCGCGACGTGCGGTGTTGCCGCGTCGTCAAACGCCGCGACGTGCGGTGTTGCCGCGACGTCGAACGCCGCGACGTGCGGTGCTGCCGCGACGTGCGGTGCTGCTGTGACGTCGAACGCCGCGACGTGCGGTGCTGCCGCGACGTCAAACGCCGCGACGTGCGGTGCTGCCGCGTCGTCGAACGCCGCGACGTGCG CGAGCATGAGTACCGTGCGCGAGAACCAGCAGTCCCCGGAGGACGAAGCGGTGGCCGTCGAAGACCGCGCATCGTCGGCCGAGCCGCAAGCAGAAGAGCAGCCCCCGCCGCCGAGCGAAGCTGTGACGTCGAACGCCGCGACGTGCGGTGTTGCCGCGTCGTCAAACGCCGCGACGTGCGGTGTTGCCGCGACGTCGAACGCCGCGACGTGCGGTGCTGCCGCGACGTGCGGTGCTGCTGTGACGTCGAACGCCGCGACGTGCGGTGCTGCCGCGACGTCAAACGCCGCGACGTGCGGTGCTGCCGCGTCGTCGAACGCCGCGACGTGCGGTGCTGCCGCGTCGTCAAACGCCGCGACGTGCGGTGTTGCCGTGACGCCAAACGCCGCGACGTGCTGTCCGGCCAAGGCGTGCGGACTGGCGCCGTCGGGCGCCACGACGTGCGGGTCTCTGGTCGCAGCCCCGGCGCCCCGGGAGGGAGACGACGACTCGGCCCGCGGGCTGTGGACCGAGATGAACGAGCGACCGCCGTCGCTGCCGGCGGGTCGCGCCCTGAAGGACCGACCCCGCGCGCCGTCGCCGACGCCGCAGCCCAAGGCCGTGACCCGCGAGCTGCTGGGCTCGCTGCCGCCGCCCTTCCCCTCCCGGGGAGACCTCTCCCTCTACGAGGAGGACCCCGCCGGCTCGCCACCCGCCAGCTAG